Proteins found in one Chloroflexota bacterium genomic segment:
- a CDS encoding antibiotic biosynthesis monooxygenase family protein: MAIRIYVTMQALPGKGPELVKLRASRHAEVRKDPGCEQFDLFQNTEDPDQLLLVERWTDEASLQAHYALNRPQIGVELRAGSGKQERYVIE, translated from the coding sequence GTGGCGATCCGAATCTATGTGACCATGCAGGCGCTTCCCGGAAAGGGGCCCGAGCTTGTCAAGCTGCGGGCGTCCCGCCACGCGGAGGTGCGCAAGGACCCGGGGTGCGAGCAGTTCGATCTGTTCCAGAACACCGAGGATCCGGATCAGCTCCTCCTCGTCGAGCGTTGGACAGACGAGGCGAGTCTGCAAGCCCATTACGCCCTGAACCGACCGCAGATCGGCGTGGAGCTCCGGGCAGGTTCTGGGAAGCAGGAGCGTTACGTCATCGAGTAG